The genomic region aataaaaaaaataataataaaaactgatatttttgacatttttatgaaaaggcacattttggacgtattttttacctttaaaaatgtgcctgaaaactttttttttaaatcaatgattaagttgtttatacttatgtattcaagatgcaaggaaagtatttcaatactttttatttacaaaaatttgtgtagaaaaagtttttttttcttctattatgtagcttgtgttatgtgtagctaaaTGTGTTTTAACAATAAGTTGCATCTCATAAAACTTCAGTGGAAGTAATGAATTCTTTAATTTGTTGAATCGTCGCTTTGAGCAAGAACaaattttctcaaactgtaatagtaatttttcacgttattaatgtcctgactatacattgtgatcagttgaatgctactttgttgaataaaagtaccaatttctttccataagagcaaaatctgtacattattccaaacctttggctgccagtgcATATTCTTTTCTAactgaaaatttgacactatctgggcattttgtggaTCCATTTCTGATGGTTATATGTGCATGGACCGAGGTATGTAATAATGActggcaaaacacccatgcatttaatggTTAAGTTAGCAGTCTATAGGTTGTTATAGTGCACCCATTAATATGGTCAGGATAGAATAAAATGCAAAGCCCTTGATTTAATGTTGTCAcgtgatcatcatcatcatctgaacTTGCCATACCTTCAGTGTTGTCGAACTGCCTCGACTGCCAACAGAGATCTGTAATGTTGACATGTGCATTCTGGCTGCTGATGGCATTATTCACCACACAGCTGTACATGTTTTTATCATCATACTCCACCTCCAGAGGTAGAGACAGGGTGCTGTTGAGAGCAGAGCCACTGATGTTGGAGATTAAACCGCTGCCTTTGTAATAAGAGAGAGTCACCTGTGTTACATTCCTCACAGAGCACAGCAAGACACACTTTGAGCCTGAAGATCTTTCTGATGCTTGAGAATTTTGTGTTTGTGAAGAGTCCCTGGTAATGACTGGAGTGGGCAGAGGAGCTGGAATATatgacaaataaatacaaaacaatcTTAAGTTAAAGCCACGTTTAACCCTGGGTTAAGCAACATTTGACACTTGCAGTTTTCAAATAATATGCActtcaaataaaatgttatacgtgtgtgtgtgtgtggtattcaGGAGTGCACATACGTTTGGCCAAACGGTGTATATTTTAAAGAACTTTCTCACCATAGACTTTAACACTGAATCTCTTGTATGAAGTCTTTCTTTTGTTAATGATGGCTAATTTATAAAGGCCGGAGTATTCGATTCTGATATCCTTAATGGTCAGAGATCCATTTTTATGGTCCAGTCGCAGTGCGTCTTTGAATCGCCCCTTGTCGCACACATATATGGAGAGCATATAGGACCATTTAAATATTTCAGCTATGCGAATGTCTGCACTGTCAGGTCCAAACATCCACATGATGTAATCATTTCTCTTGATTTCTTTAAAATCACTGTGTAAAGTGACTGAATCTCCCTCCATCACTCCCACTGACATGGTCTCATTGTCTCTCTCTGCACCAAACACACCTGGAgaaacacagaaacacagtgtATTAGTGATGAAGATGCTTTCTTAgcagaaaaatacttgatttgaGAAAGAAGCCGTTTCAACAAGTCCTTGCTCAGATGTATTTTTACTCTAGAAATAAATCATTGGTGTAAATTACAGTTTTGTGCAGTATGAGTTTGATTAACTGATgcttgtttcatgaaaaaaaattacagaagaggTGAAAGGATGgggtcattctgtgaaatctgtgCCTTTTTCAATtgaaaaatgtgatttaaaatttTCAATATTCCATTAGAGAAGAATGTCTTTAAGAAATTGAACCATGTCATTGCAAgcttaattaaaacaaataataatatatgggTCATTGACCAATAAGGTAGTCTGAggtgttaaaaataagaaatctttaaaaaaaaaaaaaaaaaatctagttaaaaacacttatgtcaagttcttagaaatgtcatttttgtgtatagtttcataattatatatatatatatatatatatattagggttgcgcagtataccggtactaatggaatatcgcgataccaaaaaatgtaaaatggtatgatatcatctttttattttctgtaccatattacagtatgctgccattaacaaaatgtaatgtaatgtgagagttttgagattaaatcaaaaaccatttcaaaataataataaaaaaagcctctatatggccaagtgtgatgattaaacagcagaaggatgtaatataatgaaataagtcACATGCGCTGCGCACCACAGTATGCACGAGGtgcctctctgccctgtcatctccttcacacacacacacaggcacgcacacaaacacaacacaaatgcaacacacactactaatgcttgattttcatgcagtgtgtccaatagtatccatctgcagagcaacAGATCAGTGTGTTAAGTGTATaaacggctgtgaactctcaaatgaaccCTTTCTCTGTTTTGCAGCTTGAAGATTTCAGATCGTGAGTCACGAGAAATTTAATATAAGGAactcttcacaaacaggaagaacttcaaagatctttcaaaataacaGTCCCGCTGAAATTAGATCTCTATTCAACTGattgcatgaaattgaagacattacgacagaaaaatattactactgtataaaatatatattcaaagcagtcgcaataatactcataataacattaatataatattaaatggttatattattagtattattatctgtaagcaatatcacataagcaagtttactgaatatcagcatgttgtgattcagccatggcagccttttgcctcagttaatcaaattgttttcatttaatgttttcattaatactgtaaagctctgttgtgcatctttttttaaaccaataattataatattatatatacacatacttttcaacaatgtgtgtgtgtgtgttatattttcatttgattaaagctgtacagtatgtatttgattaaacacaatttgatcataacatttaattaaaatatttaacatgcaatccagaaaaattaacagaaaaggcataatttgtatctataagactttatgcagttcttttagacaaGTAATCTGTgttatttcatcaaaaatctgagttttttttttatttgttgttatcAAGTTAAGGCAGTTGCACACCGGACGAGAATCCCACGCTGCGTCGCgtctaggacacggcacaggtatcaaacatggGGCATGTCCATGTGGTTcacgtggcagacagtacacaccaagttaccaaggtttttcccttcttcaacaATGAAGAaaactagagtaaataatctatgtctaTTGATCATGATTTGGgctgaatttaatggaaaatttgTGAATTGCGCTCCGAGGCGCAGCAGAAATTTGAGCAACCTCCAGAGTTGTAGCTGGGCGCCACCGACAGACACCGAGTGGCAGTGGCGATGTGCATACCtacattgaaaacagttgtttcaaattttagtacggtgtgcaaccccctttagTATCCCTAAATATgaaccctaatatatatacacactgatcagccacaacattaaaaccacccgcctaatattgtataggtccccctcgtgccgccaaaacagtgccaacccattctcaccacaattgtacagagcggttatctgagttaccgtagactttgtcagtttgaacctgtctggccattctctgttgacctctctcatcaataaggcatttccatccacagaactgccgctcactggatgttttttgtttttggcacctttctgagtaaattctagagacttttgtgtgtggaaaaacccaggagatcagcagttacagcaatactcaaaccagctcatctggcaccaacaatcatgccacggtagaaatcactgagatcacatttttttccccattctgatggttgatgtgaatattaactgaagctcctgacccgtatctgaatgattttatgcactgcagccacacaattggctgattagataatagcatggatgattgttggtgccagatgggctggcatttactttaagccccaggaaaaatatcaaaaataacttcaaactcg from Myxocyprinus asiaticus isolate MX2 ecotype Aquarium Trade chromosome 5, UBuf_Myxa_2, whole genome shotgun sequence harbors:
- the LOC127440573 gene encoding uncharacterized protein LOC127440573, with protein sequence MSVGVMEGDSVTLHSDFKEIKRNDYIMWMFGPDSADIRIAEIFKWSYMLSIYVCDKGRFKDALRLDHKNGSLTIKDIRIEYSGLYKLAIINKRKTSYKRFSVKVYAPLPTPVITRDSSQTQNSQASERSSGSKCVLLCSVRNVTQVTLSYYKGSGLISNISGSALNSTLSLPLEVEYDDKNMYSCVVNNAISSQNAHVNITDLCWQSRQFDNTEGNVEKQNKRDFG